One part of the Aurantibacillus circumpalustris genome encodes these proteins:
- a CDS encoding HK97 family phage prohead protease, protein MAKKTFILSDETKNQYGFIVQTSGIGLSRFKQNPVMLNGHATGLDSVIGMWDDVRAEGVKLLAETHFDEEDVTAKEIARKVDKGFIKGASIWVDFKIEDVKLNADGVPVITKCELMEASIVSVPNNKNSVKLCASGVELKDDSLALKLSTSNINTQINTMKELALIYAALGLTLTANSTPEHAAEAINALKAERDANKTKVSEFETKLAAEQDAKVTALIDGAITSKKLTAENKDKFTKLAKLDFESTKSILEGMSAHTTIASQLNADKGGEGKDANNPFEGKNFKELMATTEGSQYLLKLKAAKDPIHKKLWEAAFPNGTYND, encoded by the coding sequence ATGGCGAAAAAAACTTTTATACTGAGCGACGAAACAAAAAACCAATATGGTTTTATTGTACAAACAAGTGGTATTGGTTTAAGCAGATTTAAACAAAACCCTGTTATGCTTAATGGCCATGCAACCGGTTTAGATTCGGTTATTGGCATGTGGGATGATGTACGCGCTGAAGGTGTTAAGCTGCTTGCTGAAACTCATTTTGATGAGGAAGATGTTACAGCAAAAGAAATTGCACGAAAAGTTGACAAAGGATTTATTAAAGGCGCATCGATTTGGGTGGACTTTAAAATTGAAGATGTAAAACTAAATGCAGACGGTGTACCCGTAATTACAAAATGCGAATTAATGGAGGCAAGTATTGTTTCCGTACCCAATAACAAAAACAGCGTAAAACTTTGCGCATCGGGCGTAGAATTAAAAGATGATTCTCTTGCGCTAAAACTATCAACATCAAATATAAACACACAAATAAACACAATGAAAGAACTTGCATTGATTTATGCTGCCTTGGGCTTAACGCTCACAGCGAACAGCACACCTGAGCACGCTGCGGAAGCTATTAACGCTTTAAAAGCAGAACGTGACGCTAACAAAACAAAGGTTAGCGAATTTGAAACGAAGCTTGCAGCCGAACAAGACGCAAAAGTTACTGCGTTGATTGATGGCGCAATTACCAGCAAAAAATTAACTGCTGAGAATAAAGACAAGTTTACAAAGCTTGCAAAGCTTGACTTTGAAAGTACCAAATCAATTTTAGAAGGTATGAGTGCGCACACCACAATTGCATCGCAATTAAACGCAGATAAAGGTGGCGAAGGTAAAGATGCTAACAACCCATTTGAAGGTAAAAACTTTAAAGAGTTAATGGCAACAACTGAGGGGTCGCAATATCTTTTAAAGCTAAAAGCTGCTAAAGACCCAATTCACAAAAAGCTTTGGGAGGCTGCATTCCCTAATGGTACATATAATGATTAA
- a CDS encoding YfeC-like transcriptional regulator — MAELSIKQKKEWAKTLYVHQQLSQKETAEKVNVSAKTINQWVNKESWDTLRVSLVLTKEQQLRNIYAQLNELTTFIQAKAEGKRFANSSEADTISKLSKAAKDLETETGISEIIETFKLFTNWLKSFDLPKAQELLKLQDDFIASRIK, encoded by the coding sequence ATGGCCGAATTATCAATAAAGCAAAAGAAAGAATGGGCTAAAACGCTCTACGTTCACCAACAGTTATCACAAAAAGAAACTGCCGAAAAAGTAAACGTAAGCGCAAAAACTATTAACCAATGGGTTAATAAAGAGTCGTGGGATACTCTGCGTGTTTCGTTAGTACTAACAAAAGAGCAGCAGCTGCGTAATATTTATGCGCAATTAAATGAGCTTACAACATTCATTCAAGCCAAAGCCGAGGGCAAGCGATTCGCAAACTCATCCGAGGCCGACACAATATCAAAGCTATCAAAAGCCGCAAAAGATTTAGAAACCGAAACGGGCATTAGCGAAATAATAGAAACGTTTAAACTCTTTACCAATTGGCTCAAGTCTTTCGATTTACCAAAGGCACAAGAATTACTAAAACTGCAAGATGATTTTATTGCATCACGTATAAAATAA
- a CDS encoding phage protein Gp36 family protein — MAFIDKIDYETIIADNILDDITEIDDAKIDVAETRAIEFMSGFLNNRYDVENIFNKTGAERNPVILGYAMDITIYYLHRLVNWRNAPATRVNAYTEAKEWLVKVSELQINPPNLPFLPEGEKDYIQFGGNDKRTNHI, encoded by the coding sequence ATGGCTTTCATTGATAAAATAGATTACGAAACAATCATTGCTGATAATATCCTAGACGATATTACAGAGATTGACGACGCCAAAATTGATGTTGCCGAAACGCGCGCCATTGAATTTATGAGCGGTTTTTTAAACAACCGTTACGATGTCGAAAACATATTTAATAAAACAGGCGCAGAGCGTAACCCTGTAATATTAGGCTATGCAATGGATATTACAATTTACTATTTACACCGCTTAGTAAACTGGCGTAACGCCCCAGCCACAAGAGTAAACGCATATACCGAAGCAAAAGAGTGGCTTGTAAAAGTAAGTGAACTGCAAATAAATCCACCAAACCTTCCTTTTTTACCTGAAGGCGAAAAAGACTACATACAATTTGGTGGTAATGATAAACGCACAAATCATATTTAA
- a CDS encoding phage portal protein family protein, with protein MADKQYSKIGKSINYVSSLSVAPIRMQSQDIGNWVTAVNCARDIRMPRRRLLYELFDNIRQDGKVATVMQKRKVAITNKNFVFYNKNDEGTTVDRIQDEIIDMPWFDEMLEILEEEDFYGHELMEFVPDGKGGIESVIQIPHANVVPETGLLLPNYMDTTNGVLFRGPNADPQVSKYLLEFGKQKNYGLLMSMAQYVIYKRGGFGDWAEFAELFGRPFRVGKYNPLDPTSRKLLSDALRIMGGAGFGVIPEGTTLEFIQSNFGSGQSGIFKDLTQACNDEIAQIGLGGTMTTDNGSSLSQSETHLEGENAIVAARLKKIIKFLNGPFRKMISGKEFKYKEAENGYFKVDRPEIIGLKDRIEIDMQVATQVNIKPEYWYEKYDLPKPDNGELLKQAPTTPPDLKNENAKAELEKKKTKLSARLNAYYTPTCSCCAPLSDREGHGVRLDFNTDIEKLTKLIFDGKLKPGTVDKELINKTASKLLEAITKGYLRHPSDFTEADKNLIAFMQENVFIFSGFKTENMLREASDLLLDATGTLRPFNDFKEQILQLDAKYNVTYLAAEYNHAVASSQMASKWLNFQELKEDFPNLKYSTAGDARVRDAHAVLNGLIIPMDDPRVDAIYPVKDFGCRCDMDATDEEPNDTKYKINPSSLGPFKNNVGKDGIVFPESHPYYETSKTTAKGIVAATKALYKQTKK; from the coding sequence ATGGCCGATAAACAATATTCCAAAATAGGAAAATCAATTAACTACGTTTCAAGTTTAAGCGTTGCACCAATTCGTATGCAAAGTCAAGATATTGGCAATTGGGTAACTGCTGTAAATTGCGCGCGCGATATTCGTATGCCTCGCCGCCGCTTGTTATACGAACTTTTCGACAACATCCGTCAAGATGGTAAAGTGGCTACTGTTATGCAAAAGCGCAAAGTGGCTATCACAAACAAAAATTTTGTTTTTTATAACAAAAACGACGAAGGCACAACCGTTGATCGTATCCAAGATGAAATTATTGATATGCCTTGGTTCGACGAGATGCTTGAAATTTTAGAAGAGGAAGACTTCTATGGTCACGAATTAATGGAGTTTGTGCCTGACGGAAAAGGCGGTATTGAATCTGTAATTCAAATACCACATGCAAACGTAGTGCCTGAAACTGGCTTGTTGCTTCCTAATTATATGGATACAACAAACGGTGTTTTGTTTCGTGGTCCAAATGCCGATCCGCAAGTGAGCAAATACCTTTTAGAATTTGGTAAGCAAAAAAACTATGGCCTATTAATGAGCATGGCGCAGTATGTTATTTACAAGCGCGGTGGCTTTGGCGATTGGGCAGAGTTTGCAGAGTTGTTTGGCAGACCTTTCCGCGTTGGTAAATACAATCCATTAGACCCAACGTCAAGAAAATTATTAAGCGATGCACTAAGAATTATGGGCGGAGCTGGTTTTGGCGTAATACCTGAAGGCACAACGCTTGAATTTATACAAAGTAATTTTGGCTCTGGTCAAAGCGGCATCTTTAAAGATTTAACGCAAGCCTGTAACGACGAAATTGCGCAAATCGGTTTGGGTGGAACTATGACAACCGATAACGGCAGTAGCCTTTCTCAAAGTGAAACACACCTCGAAGGTGAAAACGCAATTGTTGCAGCGCGTCTTAAAAAAATAATCAAATTTTTAAATGGTCCATTTCGCAAAATGATAAGCGGAAAGGAATTTAAATATAAAGAAGCGGAAAACGGATATTTTAAAGTTGATCGTCCTGAAATTATCGGCTTAAAAGATCGCATAGAAATTGATATGCAAGTGGCCACACAAGTAAATATTAAGCCGGAGTACTGGTACGAAAAATACGATTTACCAAAACCCGACAATGGCGAACTATTAAAACAAGCCCCTACAACACCGCCTGACCTTAAAAATGAAAACGCAAAGGCAGAGCTTGAAAAAAAAAAGACCAAACTAAGCGCAAGGCTTAACGCCTATTATACTCCCACTTGCTCCTGTTGCGCTCCCCTCTCTGACAGAGAGGGGCATGGAGTCAGGTTAGATTTTAATACAGACATCGAAAAACTAACAAAACTTATTTTCGACGGCAAACTTAAACCCGGCACCGTAGATAAAGAATTGATAAACAAAACAGCATCAAAACTTTTAGAAGCAATCACAAAAGGTTATTTGCGACACCCTTCCGATTTTACTGAAGCAGATAAAAACCTAATCGCATTTATGCAAGAAAACGTTTTTATTTTCTCAGGCTTTAAAACCGAAAACATGCTTCGTGAGGCTTCCGATTTACTTTTAGATGCTACCGGAACACTCCGCCCTTTTAACGACTTTAAAGAGCAGATTTTGCAGCTAGATGCAAAGTATAACGTTACCTATTTGGCAGCAGAATACAATCACGCGGTTGCATCCTCTCAAATGGCCAGCAAGTGGCTAAACTTTCAAGAACTTAAAGAGGATTTTCCAAACTTAAAATACTCTACAGCTGGCGATGCAAGAGTGCGCGATGCGCATGCGGTGTTAAACGGTTTAATTATACCAATGGATGATCCGCGTGTCGATGCAATTTACCCGGTTAAAGACTTTGGTTGCCGTTGCGATATGGATGCAACTGATGAAGAGCCAAACGACACCAAGTATAAAATAAATCCATCGTCACTAGGTCCATTTAAAAACAATGTAGGTAAAGATGGTATTGTGTTTCCTGAGTCGCACCCATATTACGAAACAAGCAAAACAACCGCCAAAGGCATAGTTGCAGCAACAAAAGCATTGTACAAACAAACCAAAAAGTAA
- a CDS encoding phage virion morphogenesis protein translates to MYAHQARLFKRLPLRMSQWGLLEIKENFNRGGYIDESGNFVPWKKRSPNTWGKKNNNGRALLVLRARLKRSLKAAPLYNEARVITDVEYAGLHQNGFKGMQAVKPGKRTATVSRRVRGGYTGLGQKTRSKKVTFQGSRHNVKGFSRKVNIPARPFMEVGGTAFRQWENKILTEIDQLFLKS, encoded by the coding sequence ATGTACGCACACCAAGCGCGTTTGTTTAAACGTTTGCCATTGCGAATGAGCCAATGGGGTTTATTAGAGATAAAAGAAAACTTTAATCGTGGCGGATACATTGACGAAAGTGGAAATTTTGTGCCTTGGAAAAAACGAAGCCCAAACACATGGGGAAAAAAGAATAATAACGGAAGAGCTTTACTTGTTTTGCGTGCTCGTTTAAAACGAAGTCTGAAAGCTGCGCCACTATACAACGAAGCGAGAGTTATTACAGACGTTGAGTACGCTGGTTTACACCAAAACGGGTTTAAAGGTATGCAAGCTGTAAAGCCCGGAAAACGTACCGCAACCGTATCGCGAAGAGTTCGTGGTGGTTATACTGGTTTAGGACAAAAAACACGTTCAAAAAAAGTAACCTTTCAAGGCTCTCGACACAATGTAAAAGGATTCTCTCGAAAAGTAAACATCCCGGCGCGGCCATTTATGGAAGTAGGCGGTACCGCTTTTCGCCAATGGGAAAACAAAATATTAACTGAAATAGATCAACTATTTTTAAAATCATAA
- a CDS encoding T9SS type A sorting domain-containing protein yields the protein MKKSFTILMLLCGFTKAQITLENSYPATATYQNLSIVELVKSGYKYLLFDNPNAIVKLYNMNHSVFKLINLPMPAGHTFGGGQVSDSLFNTDNLVEVAYYSYAYNFSVTPSTYVCETRVVNENAQVLFNVTQGTYPYINYGGAADGYKLIVNVDSTNKSTLKQINVYSLVGGLPMHVKGNTSSQPTGLVDVNNINLVSGAVPNPSTNKTTVGYQFTNNETAGQIIIFDISGKELKRYDVDATFNSLELDNSDLPSGTYFYQLHTASGNGTAKKMVVIK from the coding sequence ATGAAAAAATCTTTTACTATTTTAATGCTGCTTTGTGGATTTACTAAAGCGCAAATTACGTTGGAAAACTCATACCCGGCAACGGCAACCTATCAAAATTTAAGTATTGTGGAGCTTGTAAAATCGGGTTACAAATATTTGTTATTTGATAACCCAAATGCAATTGTTAAGCTTTATAACATGAATCACTCTGTTTTTAAGTTAATTAATTTACCAATGCCGGCTGGTCATACTTTTGGTGGTGGCCAAGTTTCTGACTCTTTGTTTAATACTGATAATCTTGTTGAAGTTGCTTATTATAGTTATGCGTATAACTTTAGTGTTACGCCGTCAACCTATGTTTGCGAAACGCGTGTTGTGAACGAAAACGCGCAAGTTCTTTTTAATGTAACACAAGGGACTTATCCGTACATTAATTACGGTGGCGCGGCAGATGGTTACAAATTAATTGTAAATGTTGACTCAACAAATAAATCGACGTTGAAGCAAATAAATGTTTATTCGCTTGTTGGTGGTTTGCCTATGCATGTGAAGGGAAACACATCAAGCCAGCCAACTGGATTAGTTGACGTGAATAACATTAATTTAGTGAGTGGTGCTGTGCCTAATCCTTCCACTAACAAAACAACGGTTGGTTACCAGTTTACAAATAATGAAACTGCCGGGCAAATTATTATTTTTGATATTAGCGGCAAAGAGTTAAAGCGGTACGATGTTGATGCCACTTTTAATTCGCTTGAATTGGATAACAGCGATTTGCCTTCAGGGACTTATTTTTATCAACTGCATACTGCTTCAGGAAACGGTACGGCAAAGAAAATGGTTGTTATAAAATAG
- a CDS encoding reverse transcriptase domain-containing protein has product MKRIGNIYQNICSVDNLRLAEKKARKGKLTQPGVKQFDLNSESYILLLHEALLNKTYKTSEYKVFKIFEPKERDVYRLPYYPDRITHHAVMNILEPMFNSVFTSDTYSCIKKKGIHGASYALRSALKDKNETKYCLKLDVKKFYPSVDHNVLKKLLRRKIKDLDLLWLLDEIIDSAPGLPIGNYLSQYFANFYLTYFDHWIKESVGVKFYFRYSDDLVILAPNKEYLHKLLADIKNYLNSSLNLTVKSNYRIFPVSCGIDFVGYVHYHDYVKMRKTIKQDFARAVNRNPQSLSVPSYYGWAKHCNSKNLLKKLFMKSFSDLGIKPSAPAMEGDKIEIYQIINQQITVHGYSLKPSKFEGKGDCLYLQITYEGRKRVVFTGSGALMETIKKVPSESFPFTTIITKENKRCQFT; this is encoded by the coding sequence ATGAAAAGAATCGGTAACATATACCAAAACATTTGTAGCGTTGATAATCTACGACTTGCCGAAAAAAAAGCAAGAAAAGGAAAGTTAACGCAGCCGGGAGTAAAACAGTTTGACTTAAATAGTGAAAGCTATATTTTGTTATTGCACGAGGCACTCTTAAATAAAACCTACAAAACTTCTGAATACAAGGTTTTTAAAATCTTTGAACCTAAAGAGCGTGATGTTTACCGTTTGCCTTATTACCCTGATAGAATCACACATCATGCTGTTATGAATATTCTTGAACCGATGTTTAACTCGGTATTTACCAGCGACACGTACAGTTGTATAAAGAAAAAAGGAATACACGGTGCTTCATACGCTTTGCGATCTGCCCTAAAGGATAAAAACGAAACTAAATACTGTTTAAAGCTTGATGTAAAGAAGTTTTACCCAAGCGTTGACCACAACGTTCTTAAAAAATTATTAAGGCGTAAAATCAAAGATTTGGATTTGTTGTGGCTGCTTGATGAAATAATTGACAGCGCACCCGGTTTGCCAATTGGTAATTATTTGAGCCAGTACTTTGCAAACTTTTATTTAACCTACTTCGACCATTGGATAAAAGAAAGCGTTGGTGTTAAGTTTTATTTTAGATACTCTGACGATCTTGTTATTCTTGCGCCCAACAAAGAGTATTTACATAAATTATTAGCGGACATTAAGAATTATTTAAACAGCAGTTTAAACTTAACCGTAAAAAGTAATTATAGAATTTTCCCTGTAAGTTGTGGTATTGATTTTGTGGGCTATGTACACTACCATGATTACGTTAAAATGCGCAAAACAATTAAACAGGATTTTGCACGGGCTGTAAATCGTAACCCTCAATCGTTATCTGTACCATCTTATTACGGCTGGGCAAAACATTGTAACTCAAAAAATTTACTCAAAAAACTATTTATGAAATCATTTAGTGATCTAGGAATTAAACCAAGTGCCCCTGCGATGGAAGGGGATAAAATAGAAATTTACCAAATAATTAACCAACAAATAACAGTACACGGCTACAGCCTTAAGCCATCCAAGTTTGAGGGTAAAGGCGATTGTTTGTATTTGCAAATTACTTATGAAGGTAGAAAAAGGGTTGTGTTTACTGGTTCGGGTGCTTTAATGGAAACTATTAAAAAAGTACCAAGCGAATCGTTCCCGTTTACAACAATTATAACTAAGGAAAACAAAAGATGTCAATTTACTTAA
- a CDS encoding DUF4406 domain-containing protein has translation MTHKRTLLVYLSGKITGLKDLNKPKFRAAERLILDRLQYRDFFVHVFNPHDLPDDHDKQWHSYMRECIKALVCSNKIYVLDDWTKSKGALTEVLIAKILGMPMYSVDTMEVLQVSYSYLFTKLLFKL, from the coding sequence ATGACACATAAAAGAACATTACTCGTTTACTTATCCGGCAAGATTACCGGGCTGAAAGATTTAAACAAACCAAAGTTTAGAGCAGCGGAAAGACTTATACTTGATCGCTTGCAGTATAGAGATTTTTTTGTGCACGTGTTTAATCCGCATGATTTACCTGATGATCACGACAAACAATGGCACTCGTACATGCGCGAGTGTATTAAGGCTTTGGTGTGTAGTAATAAAATTTATGTACTGGACGATTGGACAAAAAGCAAAGGCGCGTTAACCGAGGTTTTGATTGCTAAAATATTAGGTATGCCAATGTACTCTGTTGATACAATGGAAGTGCTGCAAGTGAGTTACTCGTATTTGTTTACCAAGTTACTTTTTAAGTTATGA
- a CDS encoding host-nuclease inhibitor Gam family protein: MSKTREKKPVMSVKTINEAETVMAEYATADAKLAKINATMDEQMTAIRNKFTDQINELTEVKEEKLNLLHFFAESNTQLFDKKKSILMTHGAIGFRTGTPKLKTLKRFTWGSVVELLKIKLPEYVRTVDEPAKDKLLADRDDENVSKHFEKCGIEVVQDETFYVELKKEAE, from the coding sequence ATGAGTAAAACAAGAGAAAAAAAACCAGTGATGTCGGTAAAAACTATCAACGAGGCCGAAACCGTTATGGCCGAGTATGCAACAGCGGATGCGAAGCTTGCAAAGATTAATGCTACTATGGACGAGCAAATGACGGCTATACGTAACAAGTTTACTGATCAAATAAACGAGTTAACCGAAGTGAAAGAAGAGAAGCTTAACCTCTTGCATTTTTTTGCGGAAAGCAACACGCAACTTTTTGATAAAAAGAAAAGCATTTTAATGACTCACGGAGCGATTGGCTTTAGAACCGGAACGCCAAAACTAAAAACATTAAAACGTTTTACATGGGGGTCGGTTGTTGAGTTATTAAAAATAAAATTACCTGAGTATGTGCGAACTGTTGACGAGCCAGCAAAAGACAAGTTACTTGCTGACCGTGACGACGAGAATGTAAGCAAGCATTTTGAAAAGTGCGGCATTGAAGTTGTGCAGGACGAGACGTTTTATGTTGAACTAAAAAAAGAAGCGGAATAG
- a CDS encoding helix-turn-helix domain-containing protein — protein MENSRKETMQKVLEIVAQETNTSVRDIVSKGRQRPIADARKIFCNVMRSHQETTYSLKEVGAFINRDHPTTLFSCRAAENVSKTDKRFANALNRVRNRVFNTSPSEVYNNVPQL, from the coding sequence ATGGAAAATAGCAGAAAAGAAACAATGCAAAAAGTGCTTGAAATTGTTGCGCAAGAAACCAATACAAGCGTAAGAGATATTGTTAGTAAAGGAAGACAAAGACCCATTGCGGATGCACGTAAAATATTTTGCAACGTAATGAGATCGCACCAAGAAACAACATACTCGCTTAAAGAGGTTGGCGCGTTTATTAACAGAGATCACCCAACAACACTTTTTTCGTGTAGGGCTGCTGAAAACGTAAGTAAAACCGATAAGCGTTTTGCGAATGCTTTAAACCGAGTTAGAAACCGTGTTTTTAATACATCGCCAAGTGAAGTTTACAACAACGTGCCGCAACTATGA
- a CDS encoding ATP-binding protein yields the protein MITTEAKSKIVKALKEQRGMYIGSDKGFSTKIGINAAQWSRLSNGNFFQVVSDGQWISLARLAEVDLKGNSKWNTAKTPVYNTITAQLKKCQEKSISAIFCDDAGIGKTYSARVYVRENKGAVYIDCSQVKTRQKLVRQIAREFGVEHVGKYSNVYGDLCYYITSAAHNPLVILDEVGDLEYSAFLELKALWNATENACGWYMMGADGLKEKIRRSIECKRVGYAEIFSRYGKRYQRSTPMGADEQKAFTMAQATAVIKANAPEGVDVQKILIKTEGSLRRIPTELKKL from the coding sequence ATGATAACCACAGAAGCAAAAAGCAAAATAGTAAAAGCCTTAAAAGAGCAACGCGGCATGTATATCGGAAGCGATAAAGGGTTCTCGACAAAAATAGGTATTAACGCTGCGCAATGGAGCAGACTTAGCAACGGCAACTTTTTTCAGGTAGTAAGTGATGGCCAATGGATAAGTTTAGCGCGACTTGCCGAGGTTGATTTAAAAGGCAACAGTAAATGGAATACGGCAAAAACTCCCGTTTACAACACGATTACAGCGCAACTTAAAAAGTGCCAAGAGAAAAGTATAAGCGCGATTTTTTGTGATGATGCCGGAATTGGTAAAACATACAGCGCGCGGGTTTATGTGCGCGAAAATAAAGGCGCGGTTTACATTGATTGCAGCCAAGTAAAAACGAGACAAAAATTAGTTAGACAAATTGCGCGCGAGTTCGGGGTTGAGCACGTTGGAAAGTATAGTAATGTTTATGGAGATTTGTGTTACTACATAACTAGCGCGGCTCATAACCCCCTTGTTATTTTAGACGAGGTTGGCGATTTAGAATACTCTGCCTTTTTAGAATTAAAAGCATTATGGAATGCTACCGAGAACGCTTGCGGCTGGTATATGATGGGCGCAGATGGGTTAAAAGAAAAGATACGCCGATCAATAGAATGTAAACGGGTTGGTTATGCGGAAATTTTTAGCCGCTACGGTAAAAGATACCAGCGCAGCACGCCAATGGGAGCGGACGAGCAAAAAGCTTTTACAATGGCACAGGCCACCGCAGTAATAAAAGCGAATGCACCTGAAGGTGTTGATGTACAAAAGATTTTAATTAAAACAGAAGGCAGCTTGCGCCGCATACCTACAGAACTTAAAAAACTGTAG
- a CDS encoding helix-turn-helix domain-containing protein gives MEFFAKNLKYLREQLGKNQPDVASDLGHPSRSRIANYETGASKPGFEDLVKLAKYYNISLDDLLHKDISDPNFTTVNEAQTAYEKKDLNMSYLLLENETLHKRVTTLESLNKILSTDNADLTTSNNNLLTMLKSLSSKENKEKKM, from the coding sequence ATGGAGTTTTTCGCTAAAAACCTCAAATATTTAAGAGAGCAATTAGGCAAGAATCAGCCTGATGTAGCTAGTGATTTGGGGCATCCGTCAAGAAGCCGCATTGCAAACTATGAAACCGGAGCTTCTAAACCGGGCTTCGAAGATTTAGTAAAACTCGCCAAGTATTATAACATTTCTCTTGACGACTTATTACATAAAGACATATCCGATCCAAACTTTACAACAGTTAACGAAGCGCAAACGGCTTACGAGAAAAAGGACTTAAATATGTCTTATTTGCTTTTGGAAAACGAAACTCTACATAAAAGGGTCACAACTTTAGAATCTCTCAATAAAATACTTTCGACAGATAATGCAGATTTAACGACGAGTAATAACAATTTGCTCACCATGCTCAAATCCTTGTCTAGCAAGGAAAATAAAGAGAAAAAAATGTAA
- the recA gene encoding recombinase RecA has protein sequence MAKKNSEDVMEVNDKKAVSSEKLKALQLTLDKLEKTYGKGTVMKLGDAKIEAIEAISTGSLGLDIALGIGGLPKGRVVEIYGPESSGKTTLAIHAIANVQKSGGIAAFIDAEHAFDRFYAEKLGVDTGSLLISQPDNGEQALEIADNLIRSGAVDLVVVDSVAALTPKAEIEGEMGDSRMGLQARLMSQALRKLTGTINKTGCCCIFINQLREKIGIMFGNPETTTGGNALKFYASVRLDIRRISQLKEGDVVAGNRARVKVVKNKLAPPFRMAEFDIIFGEGISKVGEIIDIGVEKGIIKKAGSWFSYEDTKLGQGRDSVKNLFAENPDLADEIEGKIKDILSAENAPAE, from the coding sequence ATGGCAAAGAAAAACTCAGAAGATGTAATGGAGGTAAATGACAAAAAAGCGGTTAGTTCAGAAAAGCTAAAAGCACTTCAATTAACATTGGACAAACTAGAAAAAACGTATGGTAAAGGTACTGTAATGAAACTGGGTGATGCTAAAATTGAAGCCATCGAAGCCATTTCAACAGGATCTTTAGGTCTTGATATTGCTCTTGGTATTGGCGGTTTACCAAAAGGTCGTGTGGTTGAAATATACGGGCCAGAATCTTCAGGTAAAACAACTTTAGCCATTCATGCTATTGCCAATGTGCAAAAAAGTGGTGGCATTGCTGCCTTTATAGATGCTGAACATGCTTTTGATCGTTTTTATGCTGAAAAATTAGGTGTAGATACTGGAAGTCTTTTAATATCACAACCCGATAATGGGGAACAAGCCCTGGAGATTGCAGACAATTTGATTCGCAGCGGCGCTGTTGATTTAGTTGTTGTTGACTCTGTTGCCGCTCTTACGCCAAAAGCCGAAATTGAAGGTGAAATGGGTGATAGCCGCATGGGTTTGCAAGCACGTTTAATGAGTCAGGCGCTTCGTAAATTAACAGGTACAATTAATAAAACAGGCTGTTGCTGTATTTTTATTAATCAGTTGCGTGAAAAAATTGGCATTATGTTTGGAAATCCTGAAACAACAACGGGAGGTAATGCTTTAAAGTTTTATGCTTCGGTACGTTTGGATATTCGTAGAATAAGTCAGTTAAAAGAAGGCGACGTAGTAGCAGGTAACCGTGCTCGTGTTAAAGTTGTAAAAAATAAATTGGCGCCACCATTTCGTATGGCTGAGTTCGATATTATTTTTGGAGAAGGTATTAGTAAGGTTGGTGAGATTATTGATATAGGTGTTGAAAAGGGAATTATTAAAAAAGCTGGATCGTGGTTCAGTTACGAAGACACTAAATTAGGGCAAGGACGCGACTCGGTTAAAAACCTGTTTGCTGAAAATCCTGATTTGGCCGATGAAATCGAAGGAAAAATAAAAGACATATTGAGCGCTGAGAATGCTCCTGCCGAATAG